GCGGCCCTGGCCGGCGAGGTGGGCGGCGTAGTTGCCGAGCTGGGTGATCGCCTCGGCGTAGGTCGAGACCCAGGCGAGGCCGTGGGCGGCGTGCTGCTCGGCCTCGAGGCGCTCGGGCGAGAGCCGGCCGTCGGGCCCGAGCAGGCCGGCCCGCACCCGGCGGGCGGCGTCGGCGGCGAGCGCCTTGGCGGCGAGGCCGGCTTCCTGCGCCAGGGTGACGAGGTCGGTCGGGGCGGGGGCGGCCTGGGCGGACATCGGTCAGGTCTCCGGTGGTTTTGCTGCGGCGCATACAAATAGCGGCGAATCGCCGGCCTGTAGAGGGGCCAGCCTGCCGCTGGGATCCGACTTTTTGGGGAGCGACGGTTATTGCGCCGTGACGCCGCCGTCGATCACCATCTCGGCCCCGGTGACGAAGCCGGCCTCGTCCGAGGCGAGGTAGGCGGCGAGCCCCGCGATCTCCTCCGCCGCGGCGTTGCGGCCGAGCGGCACCGAGGCGCGCAGGCGCTCGGACAGCTCGTCGGGGGTGTAGCGGCTGCCGGCGGCGAGATCGCGCAGCATGTCGGTCTCGGTGAAGCCCGGATGGATCGAGTTGCAGCGCACGCCGTAGCCCTGGCGGGCGCAGTGCAGGGCGACCGACTTGCTCAGGAGCCGCACCGCTCCCTTCGAGGCGTTGTAGGCCGCGAGGTTGTGCCCGCCGACGATGCCGGAGACCGACGAGAGGTTGATGATCGCCCCGCCCCGCCCGGCCGGCGGCTTCATCGCCCTGACCGCGTGGCGGCAGCCCAGGAAGGTGCCGTCGACGTTGATCGCCTGGACGCGGTGCCAATCCTCCAGGGTGACGGATTCGATCGTGCCGACCACGGCGATCCCGGCATTGTTGACGAGAACGTCGAGCCCGCCGTGGCGGGCGACCGTGCGGTCGACGGCGCGGGTCCAGTCCTCGTCCCTCGTGACGTCGAGGGAGCAGGGATGGAAGGCCGGGTTCTCCGGCGCGACGCGCTCGGCCGCCGCCGCATCGATGTCGGCGAGGATCACCGCCGCCGCTCCCTCGCGGGCGAAGCGACGCGCGATCGCGAGCCCGATCCCCCGCGCGCCGCCCGTGACCAGGGCGACCTTGCCGGCCAGACGCTGCATCCGGATATCCTCCCTCGCGTCCCGCCTCTTGCCTCGAGCCTTTCCGTTGCGCTCTTGCCCCGGGCGGTCCGCCAGGGTGGCGCGGCGGGCGGGCGGCCGCAAGCGCCGGCTTCGGGGCCCCGCCGCGGCGGGCGCCCGCCCTTCGGCCGGGTGGCGTTCCGCACGGCACGGAATGCCTCGCATTTTCGCATTCCGCCGCGTGCCCGACGATTGACAACCGATCCGGGAGGCGCCCTTATGTCTAATCATATTAGCGGCCCGAGCCCGTCACTCGCCTCGCCTTCATCCAATGGGAGATCTGCATGAACAAGCGTATCTTCGTACAGATCACCCTCGGGCTGGGCCTCCTTGCGGCCACGACGATGATGGCGCACGCCCAGGACGCCCTGGCGCGGGTCAAGGCGGCGGGAATCCTGAAGGTCGGCACCGAGACTGCTTTCGCGCCGTTCGACTTCATCGACGCGACGGGCGAGCATGCCGGCTTCAACGTCGATGCGTTCAACGAGGTCGGCAAGGAACTCGGCGTCAAGATCGCCTGGGTCGAGCTGCCCTGGGACGGCGTGCTCCCCGCGCTCGAGGCCGGGCAGTTCAACATGGTGGCGGGGCCCGCCACCATCACCAAGGCACGGATGGAGCGCTACCGGTTCCTGTCGCCGGTCGCCGAGGCGACCGTCGCCGTCCTGCGGCGCACGAAGGACGACACGATCAAGGCGCCCCAGGACATCGCCGGCAAGACCGTCGGCGCCGGCAAGGCGACGGCGCAGCTCGCCCAGTTGAAGACCTACAGCGCGACGCTTCCCCGCCCGGTCGAGACGCGCGAATATCCGGGCTTCAACGAGGCCTATGCCGACCTCGCGGCGGGGCGCATCGCGGCCGTGGCGAACTCGCTGCCGAACATCGCCTACGTCGCCTCGAAGCAGCCCGCCGTCTTCGCGGTCGTGAAGCCGCCCTTCGGCCAGAAGAGCTATTTCGGCTACATCGGCACGAAGAAGCCGGACGACCAGGCCCTGCTCGATGCCGTGCAGACCGCGCTCCTGAAGATCAAGGCCGACGGCCGCATGGGAAAGATGCAGGAGAAGTGGTTCGGCACGGCCTTCGACACGCCGGACGTCGCGGCGGAGCCGAGCTTCTGACGCCGTCCCCGGCCCTGAGCGCCCGATGTCCGCCCGGCTGTTCGAACTGATGCTGAAGGCGGCCGGCTACACGGTCGTCATCAGCTTCGCCGCGATCGGGATCGGCCTCCTGATCGGCCTCGTCGTCTGCGCCGCCAAGCTCTCGCCGAGACCGTGGCTGCGCTGGCCGGCGAGCCTGTTCGTGAGCTTCTTCCGGGGCGTCCCGCTCCTCGTCCAGCTCCTCCTGATCTACAACCTCCTGCCGGCGATCGGCATCGCCGTCCCGAGCGTGGTGGCGGCGCTGACCGGCCTGTCGCTCTGCACCGCGGCCTATCAGGCCGAGAACCTGCGCGGCGGCTTCCTCAGCGTGCCGCGCGGCCTCCTGGAGGCGGCCGACATGGCGGGCCTGTCGCCCTGGCAGCAGTTCCGCCGCATCCGCGCCCCGATCGCCCTGCGGCTCACCGTTCCGGCCCTCGTCAACGAGGCGATCCTGATCCTGAAGGCGTCTTCGCTGGTCTCGGTGGTCGGCGTCATCGAGCTGACGCGCACGGCGCAGAACCTCGCCGCCTCGACCTACGAGCCGCTCCTGTTCTACTCGGTCGCCGGCGGCCTCTACCTGGCGATCAACTGGATCGTGGCGGCCGGCGGCAGCCTGACCGAGCGCGCCCTGCGCCGGGGGCGGCTCGCATGAGCTTCGACGGATCGGTCATCCTCGCGGCGCTGCCGGCGGTCCTGTCCGGGCTCTCGGTGACCCTCGGCATCTGGGCGGCGGCGACCGTGCTCGGCATCGCCCTCGGCTTCGCCGTCGCGGCGCTCAGGCGTTTCGGGCCGCGTCCGGTCGGCCTGTCCTTGCGGCTCGCGGTCGAGGTGCTGCGGGGCACCCCCTTCCTGGTCCAGATCTTCCTGCTCTATTTCGGCGGTCCGTTCGTCGGCCTGAGCCTCGATCCGGTGCCGGCCGGGCTGCTCGGCCTGAGCCTCTACGCCGCGGCCTACTTCTCCGAGATCTTCCGGGCCGGTTTCGCCGCCGTGCCGCGGGGCCACGTCGAGGCGGCGCAATGCGTGGGCTTGAGCCAGGCCCAGATCGTCCGGCGCATCCTGATCCCCGAGATGACGATGCTGGTCCTGCCGCAATGCGTGAACATGGCGGTGATCCTGGTCAAGGAGACGGCCGTCCTGTCGATCATCGCGGTGCCCGAGGCGACGGCGGTCATCAGCGCGCTCGGCTCGCAGCAATACGCCTTCGTGGAATCGCTCTTCCTGCTCGCCATCATCTACTGGGGGCTGGTCGAGGCCTGCGGCCGGGCCGGCCGGGCGCTCGAAACCCGGCTCTCGAAGTTCAGGTTCGCATGACGCTCCCCGCTCCCGCCATCGCCATCCGCCGCCTGTCGAAGAGCTACGGCCGGACCGAGGTCCTGCACGGCATCGACCTCGAGATCGCGCGGGGCGCGACCACCTGCCTGATCGGCCCGTCGGGATCGGGCAAGTCGACCTTGCTTCGCTGCATCGCCTTCCTGGAGGAGGCGACGAGCGGCACCATCCTGATCGACGGGCAGCCGCTCGGCTTCGAGGAGCGGCCGGACGGACGACGCGTCCGCCTGAGCCCGCCGCGGATCCGCAAGGTGCGGTCGGGCATCGGCATGGTGTTCCAGCAATTCAACCTGTGGCCCCACATGACGGCGCTCGGCAACGTCACGGAGGCGCTCGTCACCGTGAAGGGACTGTCGCGCCGGGAGGCCGAGGCGCGCGGCATGGCGCAGCTGCGCCGCGTCGGGCTCGAGGCGCGGGCCCGGCACTACCCGTCCGAACTGTCCGGCGGCCAGCAGCAGCGCGTCGCGATCGCCCGCGCCCTGGCGCTCGAGCCGGAGATCCTGCTGTTCGACGAGCCGACCGCCTCGCTCGATCCCGAGCTGACCGGCGAGGTGCTGAACGTGATGCGCGATCTCGGTGGCGAAGGCATGACGATGGTGGTCGTCACGCACGAGATCGGCTTCGCGGCGACCGTCGGCCAGCGCATCGCCTTCCTGGATCACGGGCGCGTCCTCCTGAACGGGACGCCGGCCGAGCTGTTCGCCGCGCCGCGCCATCCGCGCCTGACCCAGTTCCTCGAAACCTACCTCGATCGCGGAGCGGCCATGCTGCTGAAGCCGGCATGAGCGGGCCCGCCCGACCGAACCGGGCCGGAACCGGCGGCGAGACCGGCGCGAGAACCCCGGACGCGGCACGCGGAGCGACTTCGGCACCCCTTGCGCCCGGCGCGCCCGGATCCGGCGCGACCAAGGGGACGACCAAGGGGGCGACCAAGGGCGCGACCCGGCACGACCACATCGTCGAGGACATCCGGTCGCGCATCGTCGACGGGGGCTGGCCGCCGGGATCCCAGCTTCCGGTCGAGACCGAGCTCGCCGAGCGCTACGGCGTGTCGCGCATGACCATGAACAAGGCGCTCGGCCAGCTCGCGCGCGAGGGCTTCCTCATCCGGCGCAAGAAGAGCGGCACCCAGGTCGCGCAGCCGCGCGCCGAATCGGCCGTGGTGGCGATCGCCGACATCCGCGACGAGGTGCGCCGCTCGGGCCGGGCCTACCGCTTCCGCCTGATCGCCCGCCGGGTGCGGCCGGGCCGGGAGGAGGACGCGCTGCTTCTCGGCGGCGCCGCCGGGAGCGGGGAGATCCTGTGGCTGCAGGGCGTGCACCTGGCCGACGATCGCCCGTTCTGCCTCGAGACCCGGCTCATCAACCCCGCGGTCGCCGAGGGTGCGGGGGGCCAGGACTTCACCGAGATCGCCCCCGGGGCCTGGCTGCTCGAGGCCGTGCCCTGGAGCGTGGCGAGCCATCGCGTCCGGGCGGTGAACGCGACCGCGTCCGAGGCCAAGCTCCTCGAACTCGCGGTCGGCGAGGCCTGCCTGGAGATCGTCCGGCGCACCCAGGCCGCGGGCGACTGGGTCACGGGCGTGCGGCTGCTCTATCCCGGCAGCGAGCATCAGCTCGTCGCGAATTTCGGCCCGGGATCCGGCGACGCGCCCGCCCGGGGTTGAACGCCACGGGCCCGGAGCAGCGCCCGATCTTCGATGGTGCAGCAGCGCCCGAGGGCGCGCGCGACCCGGGGACGGGCTCACGCCTGCGCGGTCGCGAACCGCCCGTAACCGCCGTCGCAATACAGGAGGGGATCGGCCGCCCGGTCGCCGATCGCGCCCACGATGCGGGCGATCAGGACGGAATGCGTGCCGTAATCGCAGCACGCGTCGATCGCGCAGAACAGCGTCGCCTGCGCCTCCTCCAGACAGGGCAGCCCCTCGATCGCGTCACCCGCATCCTGCAGCCGCCGCCAGGTGCCCTGCGCGAAGCGCATCGCCGACGGCGCCCCGGCGATCGCCGCCGCGAGATCCCGGTGCGGCGACGCCATGATGCCGAGCGAGAAGGCGCCGCGCCCGCGCAAGGCCTCGTGCGCCGAGGCGGTGCGGTTGACGCAGACGAGGAGCGAGGGCGGGTCCATCGAGACCGAGCTGACGGCGGTCGCCAGCATCGCGTGACGCTCGGCCCCCCCGCGCGGTGGCGATCACCGCGACGGTCGAGCCGACGCCGCGCCAGATCTGCCGGAAGGTCTCGGCATCGCCCGGCCGGAGCACGGGGCGGGTCTCGTCGTTGCTCGTCGCACCCGCGCCCCGATCGGGGCCCCTGCCACGCGGCCCCTCCCGGGGCGTCCGGACCGCCATCGTCATGCTCGCGCCCTCCCCCGGGCCAGGGCGTGGCGGGTCGGCGGCGTGGACAGGCCGAGACTGGCCCTGAGCGTCGTCCCCTCGTACTCCTCGCGAAACAGGCCGCGGCGCTGCAATTCGGGCACGACGAGGCGGGTGAAGTCCTCGAGGCTCGACGGCAGGGTCGGGCACATCAGGATGAAGCCGTCCGCCGCGCGGGTCTCGAACCATTCCTGCATGAAGTCGGCGACCTCGGCCGGCGTGCCGGTCAGCCCGTTGCCGGTGTGCCGCCGGGCGTAGTGCGTGATGAGTTCGCGCATCGTGTGGCCCTGGCTGACGAACTCCTTCAGCTCCTCGAACATCGCCTTCGACCCCTTGGCGGTCGCGGGCATCCGGTCCATCGGGAAAGGCTTGTCGAGGTCGGCGCCGTGAAGGTCGGTCTCGAGGAATTCCTGGAGCATCAGGAGCCCGACATCGGGGTGCATCAGCCTGACCAGCGCTTCCGCCTTCGCCTCGGCCTCCTCCCGCGTCTCGCCGACATTGATGACGATGCCGGGCATGATCTTGAGATCGTCCGGGTCGCGGCCGTAGGCCGCCATCCGCCCCTTCACGTTGGCGTAGAAGGCGCGGTTCTTCTCGATGTTCGAGGCGAGCGAGAACACCATCTCGGCGGTGCGGGCGGCCAGCTCCATGCCCTGCTCGGAGCCGCCGGCCTGCGCGATCACCGGCCGCCCCTGCGGCGTGCGGGCGATGTTGAGCGGGCCGCGGACCTGGAAGTGCTTGCCCTTGTGGTCGAGCGCGTGGAGCTTGTCCTTGTCGTGATAGACCCCGCTCTCCCGGTCGAGGAGCAGGGCATCGTCCTCGAAGCTGTCCCAGAGGCCGAAGACGGTGTCGATGAACTCCTCGCCGCGCTCGTAGCGCTCGGCGTGCGGCGCCAGCCCCTCGCGGTTGTAGTTGTAGCCGGTCTCGTCGTGGTCCGAGGTCACGACGTTCCAGGCGATCCGCCCGCGGGAGATGTGATCGGCCGAGGCGAACAGCCGGGCGACGTTGTAGGGCTCGTAGTAGCTCGTCGAGGCCGTCGCCACGAACCCGATCCGGTCGGTGTGCTGCGACAGGGCCGTGATGGCGGTGATCGGCTCGAAGCGGTTCATCTTGGTCGGATTGCGGGCGAGCGCGCCCGCATCGCCGACCGCGCTCGCGGGGCTGTCGGCGAAGAACATGAAGTCGAGCTTCGCGGCTTCCGAGATCCTGGCGCAGCGGGTCAGGTGGCCGAGGTCGTTCGCGCCGCGCACGTCGCTGTCCGGATGCAGCCACGCCGCCGGGTGGAAGCCGAACGTGTAGACGAACGTGCCGAGCTTGAGCTTGTCCGGTCGGGGCACTCGCGGTCTCCTGAGAAGCGGGGTCGCGGGCTGCGGGGCCGCGGACATCCCGGCGCGGTCTTTCCGGCCTCAGTATGCCCGGGCGCGGACGTCCGGAGAGGGGAGAGAATCTGCTACACGCTTTAGAAAATCTGTCGGATCGTACGGGAGCGGCGACACCGTCGCGTCGGGGTCTCCGTGCCGGGATCGTCATGCTGGAATCGTCATGTCCCCCCTCCCACCGCTGAAGGCGCTGCAGGCTTTCGACGCCCTCGGGCGGACGGGCAGCCTCGCGCTGGCCGCCGCCGATCTCGGCGTCACGCCGGGCGCGATCAGCCAGCAGCTGCGCAAGCTCGAGGCGGCGGTGAGCGCGCGGCTCGTGGAGCAGGCCGGCCGCGGCCTGCGCCTGACGCCGCTCGGCGCGACGTACCACGCGCAGATCCGCCAGGGCTTCGCCGCCTTCGCCGAGGCCGCGACGATCCTGCGCGACGCGACCGCCGACGTCATCGTCCTCTCCTGCCTGACGACCGTGCTCGGCAAGTGGATCGGCCGCCGGATGCGGGACTGGACGGAACTCGACGCCCAGGCCCGGGTCTCCCTCGTGGGCAGCGACGCGGAGCCGGACCTGTCGCAGGGCGCGGTCGACCTGCGCATCTATTACGGCGGCCGGCTCCATCCGCCGCACCGCGCCGAACTCTTCGTCGATCACATCGTGCCGGTCTGCGCGCCCGCGCTGATCGAGGGGCACCGGCTGTCCGGCCCCGAGGACATCCTGCGCTTTCCCCTGCTGCACATCGTCTGGGATCCGCGGTTCGGCGCGAATCCCGGCTGGACGGAATGGGGCCGGCTGATCGGAGCACGGCCGCCGCCCGCCAACCTGACCTACGGGCTGTCCGGCAGCGCGATCGATGCCGCCCTCGCCGGCCAGGGCTTCGTCCTCGGGCAGCTCGCCTTCATCGGGCCGGAACTGGAGACGGGCAAGCTCGTCATTCCCTTCGACCTGCGTCTGCCCCTGCCCGAGCCCTATTACCTGGCCTGGAACCCCGACTCCCTGCGCAAGACCGGCGCGCGGGCGTTCCACCGCTGGCTCCTCGGCGAGGGCCGGGCCCAGGGCCTCGTCTCCGCCACACCGCTATGAGGCCGCGACGGCGTCGATCTCGACCACGAAGAGATCGACCGGGTCGCCGCCGCCGATCGTCGCCCCGCCCTCCCCCAGGAGCGCGTCGCGGCGCGCGAGCGGCACCCATCGGCCGTCCACCACGACGGACGACGCATCGACGGCGACCACGACGATCCAGCGCCCGCTCGCCGCGAAGGGCGGGACGAGACCGGAGAGCCGCGTCACCCGCTGGCGGACAGCCGATCGCCGGGTCATCACGTTGAGGTCGGTGACCGGCCCGGCGACGAGGCGGGCTTCGGCCGGCGCGTCGCCGGGGAAGGCCAGCGGCACGCGATCCCGCGTCAGGCGATGCGCGCCGTGGCCCTCGACCGCGAGATCCATGCCCGCGCCGTCGAGGATCGCCAGCGTCCGGTCGATGCCGGGAAAGAGCGAGAACGGGCCGTCCGCAGCGACCGTCGCCATGGAGACGCGCCAGTCGAACCCGCCGAGCCCGGTGCCCGGGGGGTGAGCGGCGATCTCGACGGTCTCGCCGCCGCCGTTCTTCCAGGCCATGCGCAGGTGGTCTTCGGCCTTCAGGTGGCGCATGGGGCGTGATCCTTCGCATCCGACGCGGGGCGGTCGGGGGTTGGGCGAAGCGCTGGTTCCCCCCTCTTCCCCGGACAGCCTTGCCGTTGCCGGACACGGCCGGCAGGCCTGGTTCAGGGTGAAGCGCCCGGCCGCCCATCGCGGCACCGGCCCCTCTCGGCCAGAGCAGCGCCCGATCGCGTTGCGATCGGGCGCTGCTCGAGTCCTTTCATCTTGCTGCATTTTCTGTGACGAACCGTTATCCGCTTCGTCGCAGAAAATGCTCTAGGCGCCCTTCAGGGCCTCGGCCGCCGCAGCGAGGCGGCCCAGGACCGCGCCGAGGACGGGCCGGAGGCGCGCGGCCTTGTCGGCATCGAGCGCGAAGGGCGGCGCTTCCGTCGTCAGGTGCGACACTTGCGCCAGTTCCATCTGGATCGCGTGGATGCCGGCCTCGGGGCGGCCGTAACGGCGCGTCGTCCAGCCGCCCCGGAAGCGGCCGTTGACGACGCTCGTGTAGCCGTCGGCGGCGGCGCAGATGTCGGCCGCCGCGCGCTCGATCGCCGGGTCGCAGGTCCGCCCGCCATCGGTGCCGATGTTGAAGTCCGGCAGCGTGCCCGGGAACAGGAACGGGATCCGCGAGCGGATCGAGTGGCAGTCGTAGAGCACCGCGATCCCGTGCCACGCCCGCACGCGGGCGATCTCGCCGGCGAGCGCCGCGTGGTAGGGCGCGTGGAACCGGGCGACCCGGTCCGCGACGTCGGCCTCGCCCGGACCGGCGCCCTCCCGCCAGATCGGCGCGCCGTCGAAATCGGTGAGGGGCACGAGTCCGGTGGTGTTCTGCCCGGGATAGAGGCTCGCCCCCGTCGGGTCCCGGTTGGCGTCGATCGCGTAGCGGTGGACCGTCGCCCGCACGGTCGTCGCGTCCGGCAGCAGCCTCTCGTAGAGCCGGTGGATGTGCCAGTCGGTGTCTCGCAGCCGGCTTCCCTCGTCGTTCAGCCGCGCGAGGATGTCCGGCGGGAGCCACGTCCCGGTATGGGGAAAGGCCAGGATGACGGGCGAGGAGCCCCGGGCGACCTCGAACGGGCTCACCGCGCCGCCTCCAGGCCCGGCAGGAGGCCGGGGGACGGGGCGCCCTCGATCGCACCGTCCGCCACCAGGGCGGCCGCGGCGCGCAGGTCGCCCGCGAGGTAGCGGTCCTCCTCCAGGGACGGGACGGCGGCGCGGATCGCGGCGAGCGCCCGCTCCAGCTCCGGGCTCGTCCGCAGCGGCCCGCGCAGCTCGACGCCCTGCGCGCCGGCCAGGGCCTCGATGCCCAGGATGCCGAACAGGTTCTCGGTCATCGGCAGGAGGCGGCGGGCGCCGTGGCAGGCCATGGAGACGTGGTCCTCCTGGTTGGCGGAGGTCGGCGTCGAATCGACCGAGGCCGGGTGGGCCCGCTGCTTGTTCTCGCTCATCAGCGCCGCCGAGGTCACCTCGGCGATCATCAGCCCGGAATTGAGGCCCGGCTTCCTCGCCAGGAAGGCCGGCAGGCCGAAGGACAGGGCCGGGTCGACCAGGAGCGCGATCCGGCGCTGCGCGATCGAGCCGATCTCGCAGACCGCGAGCGCGATCTGGTCGGCCGCGAAGGCGACCGGCTCGGCGTGGAAGTTGCCGCCCGACACGACCTCGCCGTCGGACAGGACGAGGGGATTGTCGGTCACGGCGTTGGCCTCGATCTCGAGCGTGCGCCCGGCCTGCCGCAGGAGGTCGAGGCAGGCCCCCACGACCTGCGGCTGGCAGCGGATGCAGTAGGGATCCTGCACGCGCTCGTCGCCCTCGACGTGGCTCGCGCGGATCGCCGAGCCGTCGAGGAGCGCCCGCAGGGCCGCGCCGGCATCGATCTGACCCTGATGGCCGCGAAGCTGGTGGATCTCGGGATGGAACGGGGCGGAGGAGCCCATCGCCGCGTCGGTCGACAGCGCGCCGGTGACGAGCGCGCTCCGGAGCGCCCGGAAGGCCCGGAACAGCCCGGCGAGCGCGAGCGCCGTCGAGACCTGCGTGCCGTTGATGAGCGCGAGCCCTTCCTTCGCCGCCAGCACGACCGGCTCCAGCCCGGCGCGCCGCAAGGCCTCCGCGCCCGGCATCCGCTCGCCGTCGAGGAACGCCTCGCCCTCGCCGATCATGACGGCGGCCAGGTGGGCGAGCGGCGCGAGGTCGCCGCTCGCGCCGACCGAGCCCTGACCGGGAATCGCCGGCACGACGCCGCGCGCGAGCATCGCCTCGATGAGGCGCACGATGGCGAGCCGCACGCCAGACGCGCCCCGGCCGAGCGAGATGAGCTTCAGGGCCATGACGAGCCGCACCACGTCGGCCTCCAGCAGCTCGCCGAGGCCGCAGCAATGCGACAGGATCAGGTTGCGCTGGAGGGTGGCGAGGTCGCCGGGCGCGATCCGGATCGAGGCCAGTTTCCCGAAGCCGGTATTGATGCCGTAGATCGGCGCCTCGCCCTCGGCGATGGCCGCGATCCGCGCGGCGCCCCGTTCGATGCCGGCGTCGAAGCCCGCCTCCAGCCGCGCCGCCTCGCCGCCGCGATAGACGCGCTCGAGATCCCGGAGCGTCACGCGGCCCGGATGGAGGGTCAGGGTCATGGCTGGGTCCTCGTTCCGTTCA
The sequence above is drawn from the Methylobacterium terrae genome and encodes:
- a CDS encoding LLM class flavin-dependent oxidoreductase — translated: MPRPDKLKLGTFVYTFGFHPAAWLHPDSDVRGANDLGHLTRCARISEAAKLDFMFFADSPASAVGDAGALARNPTKMNRFEPITAITALSQHTDRIGFVATASTSYYEPYNVARLFASADHISRGRIAWNVVTSDHDETGYNYNREGLAPHAERYERGEEFIDTVFGLWDSFEDDALLLDRESGVYHDKDKLHALDHKGKHFQVRGPLNIARTPQGRPVIAQAGGSEQGMELAARTAEMVFSLASNIEKNRAFYANVKGRMAAYGRDPDDLKIMPGIVINVGETREEAEAKAEALVRLMHPDVGLLMLQEFLETDLHGADLDKPFPMDRMPATAKGSKAMFEELKEFVSQGHTMRELITHYARRHTGNGLTGTPAEVADFMQEWFETRAADGFILMCPTLPSSLEDFTRLVVPELQRRGLFREEYEGTTLRASLGLSTPPTRHALARGRARA
- a CDS encoding UTRA domain-containing protein; this translates as MSGPARPNRAGTGGETGARTPDAARGATSAPLAPGAPGSGATKGTTKGATKGATRHDHIVEDIRSRIVDGGWPPGSQLPVETELAERYGVSRMTMNKALGQLAREGFLIRRKKSGTQVAQPRAESAVVAIADIRDEVRRSGRAYRFRLIARRVRPGREEDALLLGGAAGSGEILWLQGVHLADDRPFCLETRLINPAVAEGAGGQDFTEIAPGAWLLEAVPWSVASHRVRAVNATASEAKLLELAVGEACLEIVRRTQAAGDWVTGVRLLYPGSEHQLVANFGPGSGDAPARG
- a CDS encoding LysR substrate-binding domain-containing protein, producing MSPLPPLKALQAFDALGRTGSLALAAADLGVTPGAISQQLRKLEAAVSARLVEQAGRGLRLTPLGATYHAQIRQGFAAFAEAATILRDATADVIVLSCLTTVLGKWIGRRMRDWTELDAQARVSLVGSDAEPDLSQGAVDLRIYYGGRLHPPHRAELFVDHIVPVCAPALIEGHRLSGPEDILRFPLLHIVWDPRFGANPGWTEWGRLIGARPPPANLTYGLSGSAIDAALAGQGFVLGQLAFIGPELETGKLVIPFDLRLPLPEPYYLAWNPDSLRKTGARAFHRWLLGEGRAQGLVSATPL
- a CDS encoding glucose 1-dehydrogenase; the protein is MQRLAGKVALVTGGARGIGLAIARRFAREGAAAVILADIDAAAAERVAPENPAFHPCSLDVTRDEDWTRAVDRTVARHGGLDVLVNNAGIAVVGTIESVTLEDWHRVQAINVDGTFLGCRHAVRAMKPPAGRGGAIINLSSVSGIVGGHNLAAYNASKGAVRLLSKSVALHCARQGYGVRCNSIHPGFTETDMLRDLAAGSRYTPDELSERLRASVPLGRNAAAEEIAGLAAYLASDEAGFVTGAEMVIDGGVTAQ
- a CDS encoding amino acid ABC transporter permease, which translates into the protein MSFDGSVILAALPAVLSGLSVTLGIWAAATVLGIALGFAVAALRRFGPRPVGLSLRLAVEVLRGTPFLVQIFLLYFGGPFVGLSLDPVPAGLLGLSLYAAAYFSEIFRAGFAAVPRGHVEAAQCVGLSQAQIVRRILIPEMTMLVLPQCVNMAVILVKETAVLSIIAVPEATAVISALGSQQYAFVESLFLLAIIYWGLVEACGRAGRALETRLSKFRFA
- the hutH gene encoding histidine ammonia-lyase, with protein sequence MTLTLHPGRVTLRDLERVYRGGEAARLEAGFDAGIERGAARIAAIAEGEAPIYGINTGFGKLASIRIAPGDLATLQRNLILSHCCGLGELLEADVVRLVMALKLISLGRGASGVRLAIVRLIEAMLARGVVPAIPGQGSVGASGDLAPLAHLAAVMIGEGEAFLDGERMPGAEALRRAGLEPVVLAAKEGLALINGTQVSTALALAGLFRAFRALRSALVTGALSTDAAMGSSAPFHPEIHQLRGHQGQIDAGAALRALLDGSAIRASHVEGDERVQDPYCIRCQPQVVGACLDLLRQAGRTLEIEANAVTDNPLVLSDGEVVSGGNFHAEPVAFAADQIALAVCEIGSIAQRRIALLVDPALSFGLPAFLARKPGLNSGLMIAEVTSAALMSENKQRAHPASVDSTPTSANQEDHVSMACHGARRLLPMTENLFGILGIEALAGAQGVELRGPLRTSPELERALAAIRAAVPSLEEDRYLAGDLRAAAALVADGAIEGAPSPGLLPGLEAAR
- a CDS encoding transporter substrate-binding domain-containing protein, producing MMAHAQDALARVKAAGILKVGTETAFAPFDFIDATGEHAGFNVDAFNEVGKELGVKIAWVELPWDGVLPALEAGQFNMVAGPATITKARMERYRFLSPVAEATVAVLRRTKDDTIKAPQDIAGKTVGAGKATAQLAQLKTYSATLPRPVETREYPGFNEAYADLAAGRIAAVANSLPNIAYVASKQPAVFAVVKPPFGQKSYFGYIGTKKPDDQALLDAVQTALLKIKADGRMGKMQEKWFGTAFDTPDVAAEPSF
- a CDS encoding amino acid ABC transporter permease, which encodes MSARLFELMLKAAGYTVVISFAAIGIGLLIGLVVCAAKLSPRPWLRWPASLFVSFFRGVPLLVQLLLIYNLLPAIGIAVPSVVAALTGLSLCTAAYQAENLRGGFLSVPRGLLEAADMAGLSPWQQFRRIRAPIALRLTVPALVNEAILILKASSLVSVVGVIELTRTAQNLAASTYEPLLFYSVAGGLYLAINWIVAAGGSLTERALRRGRLA
- a CDS encoding flavin reductase family protein; amino-acid sequence: MLATAVSSVSMDPPSLLVCVNRTASAHEALRGRGAFSLGIMASPHRDLAAAIAGAPSAMRFAQGTWRRLQDAGDAIEGLPCLEEAQATLFCAIDACCDYGTHSVLIARIVGAIGDRAADPLLYCDGGYGRFATAQA
- a CDS encoding amino acid ABC transporter ATP-binding protein, yielding MTLPAPAIAIRRLSKSYGRTEVLHGIDLEIARGATTCLIGPSGSGKSTLLRCIAFLEEATSGTILIDGQPLGFEERPDGRRVRLSPPRIRKVRSGIGMVFQQFNLWPHMTALGNVTEALVTVKGLSRREAEARGMAQLRRVGLEARARHYPSELSGGQQQRVAIARALALEPEILLFDEPTASLDPELTGEVLNVMRDLGGEGMTMVVVTHEIGFAATVGQRIAFLDHGRVLLNGTPAELFAAPRHPRLTQFLETYLDRGAAMLLKPA
- the hutG gene encoding N-formylglutamate deformylase — its product is MSPFEVARGSSPVILAFPHTGTWLPPDILARLNDEGSRLRDTDWHIHRLYERLLPDATTVRATVHRYAIDANRDPTGASLYPGQNTTGLVPLTDFDGAPIWREGAGPGEADVADRVARFHAPYHAALAGEIARVRAWHGIAVLYDCHSIRSRIPFLFPGTLPDFNIGTDGGRTCDPAIERAAADICAAADGYTSVVNGRFRGGWTTRRYGRPEAGIHAIQMELAQVSHLTTEAPPFALDADKAARLRPVLGAVLGRLAAAAEALKGA
- a CDS encoding HutD/Ves family protein — protein: MRHLKAEDHLRMAWKNGGGETVEIAAHPPGTGLGGFDWRVSMATVAADGPFSLFPGIDRTLAILDGAGMDLAVEGHGAHRLTRDRVPLAFPGDAPAEARLVAGPVTDLNVMTRRSAVRQRVTRLSGLVPPFAASGRWIVVVAVDASSVVVDGRWVPLARRDALLGEGGATIGGGDPVDLFVVEIDAVAAS